DNA sequence from the Calderihabitans maritimus genome:
AACCGGGGGATTTCCATAATATTTTTATAGCCAAATTTCTCTTTCATCGCCGGCCGAACTTCTTTCAAATATTTTTCTTTCAGCCTAGCCACGATTTAGCCCCCCTTTTTCTCAAAAGCTACTACTTGTCTAGAACCTCTCCACATTTCCTACAAATTCTGACCTTGCGCCCGTCCTCTAAAAATTTCTTCCCTATACGTGTAGGTCTACCGCATTTAGAGCAATAAATCATAACGTTAGAACTGTGAATGGGTGCCTCTTTTTCAATGATTCCCCCTTGCGGTAATTGCGGAGTAGGCCTGGTATGACGCTTTACAATATTAACTCCTTCTACGATAACCCTACTCTTTTTCGGGATTACTTCCAACACTTTTCCTCTCTTCCCTGCATCATTTCCGCTAATTACTACAACCGTATCTCCTTTGCGAACATGTACCTTAGTATTGGCCAACCATGGTCACCTCCATTCTCTTTCCTTAAACACTGGAGCTAACCCTACAACACTTCGGGTGCTAGCGAAATTATTTTCATGAAATTCTTTTCGCGCAATTCTCGGGCTACAGGGCCGAAAATCCTGGTTCCGCGCGGATCGCCCTGATCATTTATAATCACCGCGGCATTCTCATTAAATCTTATATAAGAACCATCAGCCCGCCTTATTTCTTTTTTGGTTCTAACCACAACGGCCTTGACCACGTCACCTTTTTTTACCACGCCGCCTGGTGTAGCTTCTTTAACTGAGGCTATTATTACATCCCCTACGCTGGCATAGCGTCTCTTGGACCCGCCTAGTACCCGAATACAAAGAAGTTTCTTGGCACCAGTATTATCGCCAACTTTTAGAATACTTTCAGCTTGGATCATTGCACTACCCCCTTTTTACCCTTGCTACTCTGCTCTTTCCAGAATCTCCACAACCCTCCACCTTTTTTCTTTGCTCAAAGGTCTCGTTTCCATAATTTTAACCACATCGCCTACACGGCACTGGTTTTTTTCATTATGAGCTTTAAAGCGCTTGCTCTTCCTCACCTGACGTCCATAAAGAGGATGAGAAACTAAATTTTCCACCAAAACTACAACCGTTTTGTCCATCTTATCACTGACCACTTTCCCTATTCTGGTCTTACGCAACTTTCTCTCGGACACCCTACTAGCCTCCTTTCCCAAAACCTACTGGGCCTTTTCTCGTTGCAGCTCCCTTTCCCGCAAGACAGTTTTCACCCGGGCAATATCCCGCCGCACTTGACGAAGTCGCATGGGGTTATCCAATTGTCCGGTAGCTAATTGGAACCTAAGACGAAAAAGTTCATCTTTTAAATCCTTAACTTTATGCAGAAGCTCATCCGTTGTTAAGTCTCTCAATTCTTTAGCTTTCATCTGCTTCACCACCTACATCCTGCCGCTTGACAAACTTAGTTTTAATGGGCAACTTGTGAGACGCCAATCGGAAT
Encoded proteins:
- the rplX gene encoding 50S ribosomal protein L24; translated protein: MANTKVHVRKGDTVVVISGNDAGKRGKVLEVIPKKSRVIVEGVNIVKRHTRPTPQLPQGGIIEKEAPIHSSNVMIYCSKCGRPTRIGKKFLEDGRKVRICRKCGEVLDK
- the rplN gene encoding 50S ribosomal protein L14; the protein is MIQAESILKVGDNTGAKKLLCIRVLGGSKRRYASVGDVIIASVKEATPGGVVKKGDVVKAVVVRTKKEIRRADGSYIRFNENAAVIINDQGDPRGTRIFGPVARELREKNFMKIISLAPEVL
- the rpsQ gene encoding 30S ribosomal protein S17; the protein is MSERKLRKTRIGKVVSDKMDKTVVVLVENLVSHPLYGRQVRKSKRFKAHNEKNQCRVGDVVKIMETRPLSKEKRWRVVEILERAE
- the rpmC gene encoding 50S ribosomal protein L29 — its product is MKAKELRDLTTDELLHKVKDLKDELFRLRFQLATGQLDNPMRLRQVRRDIARVKTVLRERELQREKAQ